The Labrus mixtus chromosome 14, fLabMix1.1, whole genome shotgun sequence nucleotide sequence GGTGTCAGATTGTGGGAGTGGGTGTAAAATCAACCCTGGTAATTGTCGGGAGGTCTGACTCACAGCGTGAGAAGTCTCAAATGTCTCACCCAATCACAAGAGGCCAAAGTCATCAGACAGTTTTGGGTGTTTGATGTGGAGCagttatgtttgttttcttccagcTGTAGTTTTGCAAAGTCAACTCATCTTTCACCttaggagacagacagacatgtttcTCATCTGCCCCTTGTGTTCCTGCGATACTTTGACTCAGCAGCTAAAAGTTAAATCCCAATCTCAACCCttttacaaacatgaactgTTACAATAAGCAAACGTGTATTTACTGACCactaacaacagcaaaaaaaagccAGTCCTAGAGGGTCTGGTCTGAAGGGTCACCCTGCAGTTTATTTCCTTAATTAGGCCTTGATGTGGACACTTCCCACATCACAGCTGTAAGCAGAGTTTATCTAGAAGATTAGTCTGTGATTACAGAGCTGTGGTGTAATGCAGGCCGTTGTTAAGACATCTTAGTGTAGTCTCACGTCTCGGCGTTTTGTAGCCAGTTTGTccaaaatctaaataaaacaaTTGTTCACACAGTTTTAAGGAGTCAGATTGAAGATGGTACAGAaaatgttgtgatgtgtttttttttattctaaaaggtaggcaaacaagaaaacaagttaATAATATAGTTTTTACAGTTTACAATAAAGAAGATGATCTTAACATCTATCCATCAAATTGATCAGGATGGATCTCTTTGTTGGAGTTAGTTCATAGGTTTGGGGGTATTATCCTCCACTGTGCGTTGCATGTCCAGCAGCTTGAAAAGCATGAAGTTCATGGTGTATGATTCCCAGGCTCAGTGTTTTCaaatcccccccctctctggactGCAGTGCTGCAGTGCTCCATCATTTCCTTCCTCAGGTGGTCCTGCTGATTTGTCTTCTTGTTCTATTTCAGTACCTGGTGCTAAATCCACAGGGCAGTCCTCTGCTATGTTTGGCGTATTGCCTGCCAGTTCACTCTGCGCCTCACACTGCAGTTGTAGTCTGGTACATTCAGCTCCATGTTGTCCGATTATATAGGAAGCTGTTGTCTGCATGTCTTTGTAAGGCCCACCTTCAACGAGACCTgttccattgtgtgtgtgtgaggcagctCTGGTCTCCATCCCTGTACGaggaacagaaaatgaaagtcaTGCAAAAGTAAAAAGATTGCTTACGATATGGGGCTCTACTCCCGACAATTATTAAATCCGACAATACTAACGATATCATTACTATACTTTTGTTGTGCTGAAAAATGTTGCATCTTCATTCCAATCaggtcatcttttttttaaattttgattgtttttattagCAGGACATACAAATAGGCTACTGATAGTGGTTTAATAAAAGTCTGTTGAAGTTGCAGCCTCAGTTCAGGATTGCTTGTACAAACATCACCACCACATGGCCATGTATTTAAAGCACTTGAATTGTTCCCCTTGCACCACAGTGTTACACCTAAGAGTAAAAGTTCAAATCCTGCACCAAATCCATGTCTAACTACACTCATTTAGCCTCTCATATAAATTCTtgttagcatgtttttttttttcaaacactctGTGGTTAAACATCTGCAAAACAAGCTTTGTTGATGAAATGTTGTGCAAACCTGGAAGTCATCTTGTCAACAGATGCTGCTACAACAGCAAGATCAATTTAAATGTCCTGATTCTGCAATCATATCCACCAGAGACGGTAGAAGAAAAATAGGTTGAATTGACAGACAGTCACTACCTGACAATTCCGGTACAAGTCATTTTTAATAtcgtttcaaatgtttttagttCAGTTATAGCACCGGTAATGATTTGCAGAATCATGGTGcacagaaatgtttaatgtatatctatctatctatctatctatggaCAGTAAATGTCACGTACCTCTTTGTCTCACACATTGAGGGAGCGCTACAATGATGGTGAACAAGACAAACGCTACAGAGGCTGCAGTGCTCCACCATGACCTCTGCACACTCGACTCATCCAAACCTGCAGAGCAAAACATGACACATTATCTTCAAATGTACTATTTCTGTTGTCCTCCCTCGATGTATACCATTCTTACCACAAACAGCGTGATCTAATACTCACTAATTGATGAAACAGTGATGTTTACTCTGGTTTGAACAACgtgtttgctctgcagcccCGAGAAGGAACATACATACGTCCCAGAGTGTTCCTCGATGTCTGGCTTGTGAAGAAGTAGAGATCCGTCTCCCAGAGGAAGCAGGTCCTGGTCTGGGGTACCTTTGCCCTCCCACAGGTTGAAGGTGTGTCTGGTTTTTGTGTCATACCTCAGGATGACAGTGGGCTCACTGGACGGGGTGAAGGTCCAGGTGAGGGAGAAATTCTGGAGACTTGGGGGGGCGATGCAAGGGATGGACAGTGCATGACCCTCTTCATGTGTTatatcatcttaaaaaaaaaaaattcattgaCATAAATCATGCTCTCTTTGAAAACTTTAACCTGatcaaattattattatcattgcCAAACCACACCTGCATTTTTCCGAGAGGCAGTCCACACCTGGGTCTTGTCAGCGGATATGAAAGAGCAGAAGTAGGTCATGTTGGAGAGATTACCCACAATCCTCAGCGTGCTCACCACAGTAAAAAGACCCTTGTGGTCTGAGGTTTTAATGGTAGAATTTTCCAGAGCTTCCCGGGCAGAGGGGGGGTCTGTGGCCCAGGTCACCTGAGGAACGGGGTAGATGTTGTGAGAGGAGCAGGTGACCGCCTCGTCAGTCATCTCCATGACAACTGAATGGATGAGAGCTGGAGGAAAAGCGTTGAAAGACAACAGCGTGAGAGTTTAATTGGAACGTGATTTAAACTAAGGCACtaataaagaaaagtaaaaaacaatcatcagtCTGTTTTCTATCATGTGTAATGCACCCCAATGAGTCAGGTGGAgctatagactgtataaaacatggaggtAGCCTCAGTGACATCCCCCAATGGTTTTTTGAAGACATGTTTTGAAGCCCACAGATGGCAGTCACTATACTGGAAATCCACCAAACTTTTGATTGGTCAATAAACGAGCAAAGatgtggagctgaggcaggccttaaaaacagcaacaatacGCACAGCTGTCAAATCAGCCACACCTCTAATCATCAAACTGTTGCATAATTGTAGCCATAAAGTAAGTAAGAAAGTTCAATCCGCACACAACTTTTTACCAACAAAGAAATAAGTTATTGAGACCACACCCAATGTTTGTACCGAGCTATAATCATAATtatttctgatgtaaaaaagGGCTTTTTGATTTGAGCTTGGAATACAATGGCTTCTGTTTCAGCttcaagtggacatttgaggaactgcagtttttttttttatgggaaaGGAGGACGTTGTCACGAAGTTGAAGCACAATTTGTGCATTTTTCTCTAATTCATACATTATGAGAGTTCAATAACTTTAGTCTGTGGTGTTTAGATCTCTGCAGCAGTGGTCTTCAGCAGAGCAGTTCTCACAAACACATCTCCTGCTTCACTTTAATGTCCTTGTTTAATACCATAAGGCGAAAAAACAGTAACTTCATATTTAGTCAAAATTGCGCTTGTATCTGTATGTGAATCTCTGtcatatgtttcattttatattatttcCCACACAAGCATGATCTTTCcatatttttcttcaaaaagaaacaaaaatcctTTCTGCCTTTAAAAACGCACCTTTTTGAAATACAAACCAGGAGCAACGCAGACATTGTCCACACTGAATCagcttctttttaaatacattttacatgctGACAGATTTGACTTACCCTTCACCTCCAGGTTGACAAAGATCTCCTGGTTGCCTTTCCGTGTGCTCGTGTAGCACTTGTACCTGCCCTTGTCTTGAACTTTGAGCCTCCGGAGGAGCAGGGAGGCATTTCCATGCGGGATTTGGGAATTAAACAGGCACGTCCTTCCACTGAAGTGTTTGTTCTGAAGTCCATACTGGTCCTTGTTGTAGTAATAGCTGTGAACAGGGATTTGCTGCTTGTACCAGTGGATGACCACAGTCCCGGTGGGTCTGAAGCTGCAGGGCAGGATGCAGTCGTCAGGGATGATACAGGTGACGTTGGCATCTGGTAATAAGACTTTAAGGCGGGAAAGCTACAGTCAGACTCAAGAGGTTGGTGTTATTGTTTGTAGTTGATGAGCATAGTCCATTTGAAAGATATATTTCAAGACACTCGAATTAATGTTGCAGATTTTTCTATGAAAGTTTATTCTCCACATGAGAATTACTTTAAAAGAGAGCATCAATGTCCTTATCTTTGCTTCAAATTTCACatcatgctgtttttaaaaaaaaatgataatgataGACATGATATGATACACATATGcaaattaaaatacaactaAAGTGCTATGAAATTACCTTGGCCAAAGCAacgtaaaacattttttaaaatcagtttaaaaaaaagattatttaaatCACAGAATGCAATGTGGTGtgcaaataataatttaaaggCGCAAATGAGCATATCACTGCAGTGAACAGTTCCAATCATTAACATCTGGGCTGTTTGGtgccctcctttttttttatcagtcacATTTCACCCCTGATGTGTGCTCACTTATTTTTCCCCAGATGTTTGCAGCTGTCACAGCAGAGCAGCACCAAGGACTCAGTGCAGCTGTGGTGACTGCTCCTGAAGTGATATTGAAAACTAAATGTGGTCTGTAACACTTTTAACTATGTTGAAGGGCACCAGTGACAACACATTACACAAACTACAGAGCTGAGTCATTATTGCTGCTCTTCAATTGGAGGAGACACAGAGCTCTGACTTTTATAGTTAAACTCGATCCATGCAGAACTCCTCTATATCTGACCTTTACAGACTGTTACTGGAGAAGGCTGTTGGAcacatcattttcttcttcacccAAAAACAGGCCTGCCTGCTTTAACAATGACGAGATCAGCACCTAATTTAAGACGTTTGCTCTTACAGTAATATTACATTGGTCTTACTGATTGTATTTTCActattttagttttttgagTTGTATCTGTCATTGTTAATTCAAGCCCCTTAGCTTCTAAATTTCATGCATTTTCCTACTTTTCTTTGCACTTGCTTGAAAGTATCTATGTATAGCTGCTCTTTTAACGTCTCTACCTCTGCAACATTGAAGATCAAGGTTCTCACACAATGTGTTTTCTGAggattttaataaataaatgtgatcgTGTCTAATGTCTGCAAAGTTATACATCATTATTTGggttaaactgtttttttaagaggGACAAAGCCTGACTCTATCATCTAATCGGACAGATTTGTAGTCTTTGCCAGAACTCTAAAATAGTCTCCTTGCATTAGAAGAATAAACTGGCTATAAACTCAATCTTATATTTAAATACTTTGAATTTTGCAAACTTATAAGTAGTTGATCAATACTTATAGAAAAAGAAACCTTAGTTAtatgtttctcttttctattAACTTTTCCTCTAAATACACCctctgtgattttaaagagTTGAAACCATACTACCTTTTGAGTTTGTCAATGAAGAATTCTCCAAGAATATAAGCAGCATAATCATTAGTCCATGTGTCTCTGCCATGTCCGTCAGCCTGCGCTGAGGTGTTAATCCTGTGAGAGTATTCGGTGTGTGTGAGGGCACTGAAGTGTTTCTGTGCGACTCCACTTTACATCCTTCCTAACACTAATGAAACACTGGATAATTAACCAGGCAGGTAAAAGTTTAACCAGCAGCCCTGTGAAAGCTTCACTTCACGCCGAACACCTTCACTGAAATACTTTCAAAAACACATGTAACACCTCACGATCTTTGTATATCCACAGAATCAGAACGTGAGATATCAGCCTGAATCAAAGATGTTGAGTGATTTTGGTTAAAAAGTAGAAGCTCCTCTAAATGATTATGATCCAAAAATAGACTACAGAAATGTGCTcagcagaaaaagaagagggaaCTCAGTAGATGTAAGGGTTACATCACACAAGACACAAGAGTACTTTTAGCTAACAAGGAATTCACAAAAGACTTTCTAAGGATGTAGCTTTCATTCATTCTGCAaagtaagttttttttaaattggtagTACACGTTTTTCCATACTGAGTAACTTCTTAAAAACtgtgcaaaaacatttctttgtcgACATGCAGCTCAGCTCAACAATTAATCTAACGTGTAAAATCAATGCAAATAAAACACGTGACATGATCAACTCCTGCTctaaagaaaaatgacatttttccactgatggattaacacatttaaatggTGGAAAATGTCAGCTGGATCACTTACAACCAAAACAACACTGGGTTGTTTGGTGGGCTGTAAAAAATAATGCTGGGTTGTTGTTGCTTGGTCAAAGGGGATGTAAAGGGTCCACCAAAACAACTGGCTAACTTTGACCCAGCTGCTGGTCCGTTAATTTTCCCTCATCCAGTTGATCAATCTGTATCCTTCTCTCACACAGACAACAGCTgtttaaagctttatttattatcataaaACAGTTTTGTGCATGGGTTGCACATTTCTTTTAGCCGTTGTTGCAGGGAGTAATTCCTGGAGTACAAAATGAAACTAAAGTAATTCCAGCAATGCAAATGAACCTTCAGTATTCTCACTGGGTCTTATTTGAACGTGCTATTTAGTATGATACAGACAGCTTTCACTGTGTGAAAAAGGGGAATCTAACTGTGTGAAAAGTGATAATAAACTCCTCACCTCCATGTATATGATGACGGTTTTAATTATAGGATGTATAGAAGGGCAACACTAGGTGATACAGAGAGTTGGTCTTGGGTGAGGCTGAGTGAGAAATCagttcatacattttgaaacaataaggggttaaaaaaaaacaactaaactcCATCCAAAGTTTGGGAGCGGAATCTATAAACTCAGATTATAAGGTAACTGTAACCAAAAATCTGAATGCTTAGTAGCCTTGATTAGAACAGGAAGGATTCACCAGGATTGTGTATACATGACGTTTTCCTGTTAGTTCAACAGTATAAGGATTTCcattaagtaaaaaaatgtcattaatgcaaaataaaatacttgGTCATTTATAATCTTATCAGTAATTTAGTAATGTATCTATGATAATGCTCGCAGTGGGATATTAGAGTAAAGGTAATCTGCATCAAATAGTCTGTTGTGTTTATAAAAGTGCAGctcattgtttacattttgttttaacagaGGATGACCTCTAGAGGGCACAGATGAGATGTTACATCCATCCACATGTGAAAGGCCGCCTGCTGTCCAGCAGCTGTGGGGTCACATGTACAAGAGAAGCGAGCTCCACGTGCGTGATTCTTTAAGATGGCACTGCTCATGTCTGCCCTCAATCAACTTTAATCCCAGATTAAAGAGACCATGCCACTAAAGTAGAGCCATGCTGTCCATGTTTTGATTTCATCATTGATTCTGAATAAGTTCCTCTTTTTTAgctgcagcttttcttttcttacctcATTTAATATGTTGTCAATATTTAGCATGCTTCGTTCTATAAgccttttgtattttattcttatttacTGTTGATACTGGAAAAATTAAAGATTTCCATTTCTCATAAACAtaatttttcttattattacgGCTATATAGGATGCATTATTGTAGGGCTATTGTGCAATCAATCACATTATCATGCATTAAATCATAGCATGTTGAATGTGAAATAGTACACAGTATGCAGATCTGcagtatactgtatgtgcactCTATTGCTGATTAAATCTTACTGCAGTGAAATGCATGAATTTATCAGTATGTGCAccgaaatacaaataaaatataaattctaAGATGTATtgctttttcttattgtttcttGTGTGAAGGAAATACTACAAATATAAGGAAAGCTCTGTTAGGATTTGAAAGTGAAATCAAAATAATCCCATAAATAACCAAAACCACTTAAAAAAATCGTAATAACGCTTACAAAGATGTGGTCATCTTCAAACATACAGTAGGTCACTTAAAGTAACCAGTGGCCTCAGTGTTTATCTGCCTTCCATTTATCTAAGGGTTACAATTTAATAAGTCATCACTTGCAAATGTTAAAAGACCAACACTCTTGCATAAGTGGCCTGTTTTTTGATTCCATCACCTGAAAAGTTTGGCTGGGGAAACAGGACAAATTGCattcttttgtctcttgtcAATAGCTGAGAAGCTGCCACAGGTCTGTCTGACAGCAGAGGACAGCTAGCTGTATTGGACAGGATCAAGCTGTGGTAATGTTACACAATGAGGGGCTAACAAACGGAGACCTTTATAAACTCAGTTTGGCAGGGATGCAAATCTAAAGGAAATCATTACCCATCACAATAACTCATCAATCATGTTTCAGAAAGGAATTGATTCAACTGTGTGACATTATTTTAGATGATGGTGTATTTTGGGTTTGAACTAGATTTCACTCTATTATGAAGCATTTCTTGTACTGCAGGGGATCCTTTGGCCTAAAATAAGAGCTTAACCACAATGCTGGCTCAGAAAGGACTGTGCAGTTTTTGTGAATGTCATTAAACCTCTCAAAAGCTGATGACATGATGTGAGTGACGTTGTATTTTCAGACTGTGTTCTTGTTCCTCTTTTGTAACACCTGATGAGGGGGAAAGAGTTCAAAGCCTCAGTTTAGCATCATCTCTGCGTGCTCAAGAGTCACAAGTGCAGCATCTGCAGATGTGGCCCAAACATATGCTTTCATCTGTCTCCTCTCCGTTATGTGATCACATGCGTCCTCCCACCCGTCACAGAGCGCAACGCTATTCGAGGGAAAATCCTGCACTGCATGAAAAGTAGGCtacaggctttttatttttatctggtCAGAATGATGATGAAACCGCTGGTTGTAttatcccccctcccctccctctgctgcatgCAGTTTGTAGGTTACTGAAAGATTTCACCAACCACAGCTAAGAAGATTAGAGAGGAATTAATGGTATTCCTTTGTCATTATAGGAATAAATTGATATTTGGTTTTAAATCAGAGGGAGGGGACATTGGTAGAGTCAGGGCAACATGTTGTGTCAGGAGACGTAAGCAGAGGGATGACACAGAGACAAGCAAACCACGGGGATGCCTGTGCATTGGAGCTAAGCACCGGATATATCTTGACTAATGTTCAGCATGTCACAGAAGATGAAAGAGCAGGATAATGCAGACGtagcggggtgtgtgtgtggcagggcAGAATGAGCGCTGCTGGGACATGGACGTGCCAGTAGAGGACAGGGGCAGCTGTGGCATTCCCTGGACGAGACACTAACGAGGCGTGAGGAACGTCTGCGTTCCTTGCGTCTTTCCAGCCCCAGCTTAACCATGAGAGTGGCCCTCCTGGCCTTCAGACTGATGTGCTTGGCCTGGATGTGGCCCGTCACCCACCTCAACGGCAGCCACTACCCCAACAAGAGGAGACACAAGGAGCAGTACGTCGGAGGGAACACCAAACCAAAGCACAGAGGGTGAGCCAAAGTGGGATTTCTCtgcaaattcacttttttttaacagctggaTACAGTATTTTGTGGATGCTTTTACGTTTTGCTACTTTACAATGTCATCAGAAATACTGTTTGAAAGGTAAGAGCGGGTTCAAATGATCATGTGAGGTGACAGGAGATCTGTGCAATTGATTGGAAAAACGTTGTCTTCAGAGATAAACTGATAATCAGGCTCCTTTTTTGGTTCAGATATGAGGACTTATAGAATGTGAAGACAGATGGAGTATTTAGTGCAAAAATATATTACCTGGTCAAGGTCAGCTCATAATAGAGATACAACAGAGGTCGCTAAATATCTCTGACCCAGTTAGAACTGCGTCAGATCAGTGTCGATATCCTAAAGAGAACTTCTGTTGTCTACAAACCCAAGGCCTTCAGTTGTAATCAGACTGCTCAAGTAAAATGAACCATCACAGACTCCCTCAACCAGATGCCTGTTCTGCTCAAGTGTCTCAGAAAGGGTAAGatggtgacagagagagagagtttccaCACAAGCTGTTATTTGATCTTTTTGGTTCTCAGGCGGGTGGACCTTAAGATGAAAAAGCTGGACAGCACCAAATCTATGCTAATTAAATCTGAGCAGCTGCTTCGGATTGAGGACCATGACTTTGCAATGCGGCCCGGCTTCGGAGGTAAGACGCACACCTGATCGTTTTGTTGAATTCTACAGTTCCTGTCATTTTCCGTAACCATATGTTTCCTGGCAACTCAGTGAGGTTAATGTAGGTTACTGTGCTGTCTTTGGTATTACGTACGCCTCCCAAAAAACCTGAGTGACCTAGATTGTCTGCCATGTGAGATGATGATTGCAGACAGTGACAGTACAGA carries:
- the hhla2a.1 gene encoding HERV-H LTR-associating protein 2; protein product: MAETHGLMIMLLIFLENSSLTNSKDANVTCIIPDDCILPCSFRPTGTVVIHWYKQQIPVHSYYYNKDQYGLQNKHFSGRTCLFNSQIPHGNASLLLRRLKVQDKGRYKCYTSTRKGNQEIFVNLEVKALIHSVVMEMTDEAVTCSSHNIYPVPQVTWATDPPSAREALENSTIKTSDHKGLFTVVSTLRIVGNLSNMTYFCSFISADKTQVWTASRKNADDITHEEGHALSIPCIAPPSLQNFSLTWTFTPSSEPTVILRYDTKTRHTFNLWEGKGTPDQDLLPLGDGSLLLHKPDIEEHSGTYVCSFSGLQSKHVVQTRVNITVSSISLDESSVQRSWWSTAASVAFVLFTIIVALPQCVRQRGMETRAASHTHNGTGLVEGGPYKDMQTTASYIIGQHGAECTRLQLQCEAQSELAGNTPNIAEDCPVDLAPGTEIEQEDKSAGPPEEGNDGALQHCSPERGGI